One Gemmatimonadota bacterium genomic window, GAGATCGGGATGCATGCGGCTGGTCTGTTTGATCGGGAAGTACCCCTGGTTGACCGAACCCTGCCGCTGCGCCTCGTACTTCAACTTGTCGGCCATAGGCGTGGCCGTGAAGAATTCGGCCACCTTGCGCTCGGTCTCCTCGTACAGGCTGGTCGGGATTTCGTGGTTCTCGAGGATGACGAATCCGATACCTTCCATGGCCTCGCCGATATCCCGGGCGAATTGCGCCCTGCCCTCCGGACCGCCGCGGTAGAAAAGGGCCATGTCGCAGGTCCTGATCTGCGTTTCCTCGTCGAATTCCTCTAAGGCCGCGCCTTCGGCCAGGTTGTAGGTCTGTTCCTTTTTAACCTGGTCGTACTGGGTGTATTCCTGGTTGACTGCCTTGATACCGTGTTCCTGGTCCGCCTGATCGGTGCTCATGACCGTACCCCCGGCCCGGGCGGCCGCCGTTCCGTACCGCCGCGAACCCTGCTGTTATGGATCGGGTGTCTTGATCGTTTAGTATCATCAATATCTCATATCACCGCGGGGTCTGGCAAGGGTAAAATGGTCGTGGGGAGCGCTGCGGATCAGCGTGGTGGGATGCCATGGGGAGCGCTGCGGAAGGTGCCACAGATCAGTGCGGCGGGATGCCGTCCGGGCGGCCCACAAAACAGTTGACACGGCGGCTTCGCGCCAGATACATATGGGGCATGGCCAACGCACGCTTCAACCCGCCCCAGCCCTATAATGAACCGGTCCTGGACTACACCCCGGGATCGGCCGAAAGAGCGGCCGTCAAGGCTCGACTCCACGAGCTGAAATCCGCGCCGGTCGAGATCCCGCTGATCATCGGCGGGCGGGAGGTAAAGACGGGCCGCACCGCACCGCTGCGCGCACCTCACGACCACGCGCTGGATCTCGGCGTGTACCACCGGGCCGGCGAGGCCGAGGTCCGCCTGGCGATCGACGCGGCCTTGGAAGCCCGTAAGGCCTGGGCGGACATGCCCTGGGAACACCGGGCGTCGGTACTGATGAAGGCGGCCGACCTGCTGGCCGGCTCCTGGCGCCAGACGGTCAACGCCGCGACGATGCTGGGCCAGTCCAAGACGGTTTTCCAGGCCGAGATCGACTCCGCCTGCGAACTGATCGACTTCTGGCGGTTCAACGTCAGCTACCTCGCACAGCTGATGAGTGACCAGCCGGCCTCCTCGAAAGGGGTGTGGAACCGTCTCGAGTACCGCGCCCTCGAGGGATTCGTCTTCGCCGTCACGCCCTTCAACTTCACCGCCATCGGCGGCAACCTGCCCACGGCGCCGGCCCTAACCGGCTGCACGGTCCTGTGGAAGCCGGCCTCCACGGCGGTCTACTCGGCATACTATGTCATGCGGCTGCTGCAGGAAGCAGGCCTGCCGCCCGGCGTAATCAATTTCATCCCGGGATCGGGGTCCGAGGTGGGCGATCCGGTGCTGAACAGCCCGGACCTGGCGGGGATCCATTTCACCGGCTCGACCGACACGTTCCAGCGGATGTACCGTACCGTGGCCGGCAACCTGGACCGCATGAAGCACTACCCCCGCATCGTGGGAGAAACGGGCGGAAAGGACTTCATCTTCGTCCACGCCTCGGCGGACGTCGATGCCCTCGTGGCGGCGGCGGTCCGCGGCGCCTTCGAATACCAGGGGCAGAAGTGTTCCGCGGCCTCCCGGATGTACGTGCCCCGCTCCCTGTGGCCGGACTTCAGGGAACGGTTCGTCGCGGCAGTCGAGCAAATCAGGATGGGCGACCCGGAGGATTTCACGAACTTCATGGCGGCCGTGATCGACGAGGCATCCTTCGAGAACATCGCTGATCACATCGAATACGCCCGGTCGGCGGAGGACGCCGAGATCATCACCGGCGGTGGCTGCGACCGGGAGCATGGCTGGTTCGTCGAACCGACGACCATCGTTACGACCAACCCGCGTTTCAAGACCATGGAAGAAGAGATCTTCGGGCCCGTGCTGACTATATATGTTTACGAGGACGACCGGCTGGAAGAGACTCTGGCACTGTGTGACAGCACCTCGCCCTACGCGCTAACCGGTTCCGTGTTCGCCAGGGACCGGCAGGCTATCGTCCGCATTTCGGACGCGTTGCGCAACGCCGCCGGAAACTTCTACGTCAACGACAAGCCCACCGGCGCCGTCGTCGGACAGCAGCCCTTCGGCGGGGCGCGGGCGTCGGGGACGAACGACAAGGCGGGCAGCCCGATGAACCTGCTGCGATGGATGAGCGCCCGGACCATCAAGGAAACCATGGTCCCGCCGGCAGACTGGCGTTATCCTTTCATGGACGAGGCTTAACCCTATCGATTCACGGAAGTTCAACCGGAGGAACCAATGAGTGAAGCACGACCCTTAAAGGTACATGTAACCGGAGCGTACGGACTGATCGGCAACCTGACGTACCGCCATCTGAGCGCGAAGGATGAGTACGAAGTCTACGGGAGCGGCCGGCGGACCGCCTCATCGGACCGCATCGACGATGAGGATCTCCTGCGAATCCCCGATGACCGTTTCTTTCTTGCCGACCTGACCGACCGGGACGCCGTGTCGAGGGCCCTTACCGGCATGGACGCGGTGATCCATCTCGGCGCGGTTCCCGATCCCGGGGCGTCCTTCGAGACCATTCTGGAGAGCAACATCCGGGGCACCTACAACGTGCTGGAAGTCTGCAGGGAGGAGGGCATCAGGCGCCTGATCTACGCGAGCTCCGTCATGGCGAGTTGGGGCTACGGCCAGTTCTCCGAACCCTACGTGTCCCTCAACGAGGGCCGCCTCGAGGGGCTGCCCGATCCCATGCCCATCGTGAAGGTCACCGACCCGCCCCGGCCCACGGAACCCTATTCGGCCAGCAAAGTGTGGGGCGAAGGCATCTGCCGCACCTACCACGACGCCCATGGTTTTTCCGTCGTCTGCCTCCGCATCGGCTGGGTCAACAAGCAGAACGAGGCCACCGAGCCGTTCCTGCGGTCGGTATGGTGCAGCCAGGCGGACATCACGCAGATCATAGAACTGGCTCTGAAGGCCACGGAGAATTCGGTCTACGAGGTCTGCTTCGCCGTGACCGACGGCCCGCACCGCTGGGTGGACCTGGAGCATACGCGGAATCGGCTGGGTCACGAGTTTTAAGGGTTGAAAACCCCGGTTGCGCGGGCGTTAAGTGGCAGCCATTAAAGTAACAGTCGAATCATGCTCGAATAGAAGCTGATTCACACCACACGATCTCACACTCGAAAGGAGCGTGGAAACATGCCGAAACTCACCGTCAACGGAGTGGAGAACGAGGTCGATTCGGGGCAACGTCTCGTACTGGCCATCGAGGGAACCGGCGTTAACATCGGCCACCGCTGCGGCGGGAACGCCAAGTGTACGACCTGTCGCGTGACGTTCGTATCGGGCGAGCCGGACACCATGACCGAAGCCGAACGCGACGTGCTGACCGAGAAGGGCGCCCTCGGCGAGGTGCGGCTGTCCTGCCAGATCATCTGCGATCACGACATGTCCGTCGAGCCGGGATTCCTGCTGGAGAACGAGGAAGAGTGGACCGACACAGGGCCGACGCCGGAGACGAGTATCACACCCGACCCGGTCTGGACCGACAAGCCCTAGGTGTTTGGCTATTGGTCATGACTGATGTAATCTACACCTGCCCGATGCATCCGGAGGTGCGCCAGGCGCATGCCGGCTCATGCCCGGTCTGCGGCATGGGCCTGGAGCTTGAATCCGCCGCGATGGCCGATGACGATCCGAATCCCGAACTGGTGGATTTCACCCGGCGATTCCGGGTCGGCGCCGCGTTGACATTTCCCCTCCTGATTCTTACGATGGGGCCCTTTTTCGGCTTCGGGGGCCTGCGAGAGGCCTTTGGAGCACGCGGGGCGCTCTGGATCGAGGTGCTGCTGGGCACGCCGGTGGTGCTGTGGTGTGGCTGGCCGTTCCTCGCGCGCGGATGGACGTCGTTTCGCACCATGAACCTCAACATGTTCTCCCTGATTGCGATGGGGGTGGCCACCGCCTGGCTCTTCAGCCTGGTCGCGGTGCTGGCGCCCGACTTGTTCCCGGAAGGCTTCCGCGACGCGGAGGGCCATGTCGGCGTCTATTTCGAAGCGGCGGCGGTGATCGTGACGCTGGTGCTTCTGGGCCAGGTCCTGGAACTTCGCGCCCGCGAGAGCTCCGGCAGGGCAATCCGGGCGCTGCTCGACATGGCGGCCAGGGCCGCGCGCGTGGTCCGCGAGGACGGACGAGAGGAAGAGATCCCGGTTGACGAGGTGCGACCCGGAGACCGGCTGCGGGTGCGGCCGGGTGACAAGGTGCCTGTCGACGGCGTGGTGGTCGAAGGCCGCTCCTCCGTCGACGAGAGCATGATCACCGGTGAGCCGATACCCGTGGAGAAAACGGCGGGCGATGCACTCACGGGCGCAACCATCAACGGTACCGGAAGCCTGATCATGGAGGCCACGCGCATCGGCGCCGACACGATGCTGAGCCAGATCGTCGAGATGGTGGCAAATGCGCAGCGGAGTCGCGCGCCGATCCAGAAGTACGTCGACAAGGTGGCGGGCCTGTTCGTACCGGCGGTGATCCTGGCAGCGGCCTGCGCGTTCATTGCCTGGGCGCTTTGGGGTCCGGCGCCCGCGCTGTCCTACGCGATACTTGCGTCGGTTTCGGTTCTGATCATCGCCTGCCCGTGCGCGCTGGGTCTCGCAACGCCCATGTCGATCATGACGGCGACGGGGCGCGGCGCACAGATGGGCGTGCTGATCAAGAACGCCGAAGCGCTCGAGCGGTTTGAAACGGTCGACACGCTGCTCGTCGACAAGACGGGCACGTTGACGGAGGGAAAACCCCGGCTGGTGGCCGTCCTGCCCGAGACCGGATACGACGAAGCCACGGTACTGAGGCTGGCCGCGTCCCTGGAAAAGGGTTCCGAGCATCCCCTGGCCGAGGCCATCGTGCGCGGAGCCGAAGACCGTGGCGTCCAGCTGGGCGAGGCGACGGACTTCGAAGCCGTGACCGGCAAGGGCGCCAAAGGCAGGATCGACGGCAGGACGGTCGCGATCGGCAACTTGAAAATGGCGCGCGACCTCGGCCTGGAGGTCGAAGCGCTGGCCGAACGGGCCGATCGCCGGCGTGACCATGGCGAAACGGTGGTGGCCGTCATGCCGGACGGCAAGCTCGCGGGCCTCGTGAGCGTCGCCGATCCGGTAAAGGACTCCACGCCTGACGCGCTCGGTGCCCTTCGTCAACTCGGTTTTCGCATCATCATGGCCACGGGCGACAGCGAGCGCACGGCGAAGGCCGTGGCAACCCGCGTCGGCATCGATGACATTCGCGCCGATGTGCTGCCCGAGGACAAGGCCCGCATGATCCAGGAACTGCAGGCCGAGGGGCGGAAGGTCGCCATGGCGGGAGACGGGGTCAACGACGCGCCCGCCCTCGCCCAGGCTGATGTCGGGATCGCCATGGGCACGGGCGCCGACGCGGCCATCGAGACCGCCGGCATCACGCTGGTCAGAGGCGACCTTAACGGCATCGTCCGTGCCCGGCGGCTCGCGCGCGCCAGCATGCGCAACATTCGCCAGAACCTGTTCCTGGCCTTTGCCTATAACACCGCTGGCGTACCGGTGGCCGGTGGATTGC contains:
- the pruA gene encoding L-glutamate gamma-semialdehyde dehydrogenase, encoding MANARFNPPQPYNEPVLDYTPGSAERAAVKARLHELKSAPVEIPLIIGGREVKTGRTAPLRAPHDHALDLGVYHRAGEAEVRLAIDAALEARKAWADMPWEHRASVLMKAADLLAGSWRQTVNAATMLGQSKTVFQAEIDSACELIDFWRFNVSYLAQLMSDQPASSKGVWNRLEYRALEGFVFAVTPFNFTAIGGNLPTAPALTGCTVLWKPASTAVYSAYYVMRLLQEAGLPPGVINFIPGSGSEVGDPVLNSPDLAGIHFTGSTDTFQRMYRTVAGNLDRMKHYPRIVGETGGKDFIFVHASADVDALVAAAVRGAFEYQGQKCSAASRMYVPRSLWPDFRERFVAAVEQIRMGDPEDFTNFMAAVIDEASFENIADHIEYARSAEDAEIITGGGCDREHGWFVEPTTIVTTNPRFKTMEEEIFGPVLTIYVYEDDRLEETLALCDSTSPYALTGSVFARDRQAIVRISDALRNAAGNFYVNDKPTGAVVGQQPFGGARASGTNDKAGSPMNLLRWMSARTIKETMVPPADWRYPFMDEA
- a CDS encoding NAD-dependent epimerase/dehydratase family protein — translated: MSEARPLKVHVTGAYGLIGNLTYRHLSAKDEYEVYGSGRRTASSDRIDDEDLLRIPDDRFFLADLTDRDAVSRALTGMDAVIHLGAVPDPGASFETILESNIRGTYNVLEVCREEGIRRLIYASSVMASWGYGQFSEPYVSLNEGRLEGLPDPMPIVKVTDPPRPTEPYSASKVWGEGICRTYHDAHGFSVVCLRIGWVNKQNEATEPFLRSVWCSQADITQIIELALKATENSVYEVCFAVTDGPHRWVDLEHTRNRLGHEF
- a CDS encoding 2Fe-2S iron-sulfur cluster-binding protein, with the translated sequence MPKLTVNGVENEVDSGQRLVLAIEGTGVNIGHRCGGNAKCTTCRVTFVSGEPDTMTEAERDVLTEKGALGEVRLSCQIICDHDMSVEPGFLLENEEEWTDTGPTPETSITPDPVWTDKP
- a CDS encoding copper-translocating P-type ATPase, producing the protein MTDVIYTCPMHPEVRQAHAGSCPVCGMGLELESAAMADDDPNPELVDFTRRFRVGAALTFPLLILTMGPFFGFGGLREAFGARGALWIEVLLGTPVVLWCGWPFLARGWTSFRTMNLNMFSLIAMGVATAWLFSLVAVLAPDLFPEGFRDAEGHVGVYFEAAAVIVTLVLLGQVLELRARESSGRAIRALLDMAARAARVVREDGREEEIPVDEVRPGDRLRVRPGDKVPVDGVVVEGRSSVDESMITGEPIPVEKTAGDALTGATINGTGSLIMEATRIGADTMLSQIVEMVANAQRSRAPIQKYVDKVAGLFVPAVILAAACAFIAWALWGPAPALSYAILASVSVLIIACPCALGLATPMSIMTATGRGAQMGVLIKNAEALERFETVDTLLVDKTGTLTEGKPRLVAVLPETGYDEATVLRLAASLEKGSEHPLAEAIVRGAEDRGVQLGEATDFEAVTGKGAKGRIDGRTVAIGNLKMARDLGLEVEALAERADRRRDHGETVVAVMPDGKLAGLVSVADPVKDSTPDALGALRQLGFRIIMATGDSERTAKAVATRVGIDDIRADVLPEDKARMIQELQAEGRKVAMAGDGVNDAPALAQADVGIAMGTGADAAIETAGITLVRGDLNGIVRARRLARASMRNIRQNLFLAFAYNTAGVPVAGGLLFPVFGILISPMFAAFAMTASSISVVSNALRLRSKRL